A stretch of DNA from Glycine max cultivar Williams 82 chromosome 18, Glycine_max_v4.0, whole genome shotgun sequence:
tCATGTTGGGAGAACATTAATTCTTAACTTGTTTTtgcaaaatttttgaaaaaaaaatcagtgtaACTTCGGATTCCTCCTATTCAAATTTACAatctgaataataaaaatatatgtttgtgctaataatttatatatatatatatatatatatatatatatatatatatatatatatatatatatatatatatatatatatatatatgttatttgttCTATCTttgtgtgaaaaaaattaaattaaatttacaattaTTAGCATATTTGGGTTCCCGTTTAACCTGCAATAGTGCATGTTCCTAGACTAATCCAACAAATAAACGTAAAAGATACACTTAGGATCTATTAGGCCAACCAACAATTACTCAAACATATACTATGTTCTAATTGATTTCTGCGTTTGATAATATACCTTTAGACAATGCTGTTAGTTGATTTGactatttacataaaaaaaagtatataatagatatattattttatatataaatatttaaaataaaagaaaataagttatacacaaataatacaaaataattttattttatcgtttaatcttattttatcatttaatcataatttatcatgtacgaataaatttgttgaattttatgttaattattaaaaatcatatcaataatgatttataattgaatgatgattgatgatataaaattattttatatcattagtacataatcattaaactcttaaaataaatgtgatttttttataactattaataaaaataaattattttctcaaaataaataaattctaaatatttttataatacaacTCAAATGGAAGAATTCTAaggtatataataaaattttataaattcaaatttcatgaatatgttttattctttttaaatgaaACTCTTAACAATCTcttctataaaataattttgatttttttatgtattattttttaggctaaattatatatttgattctcttatttttgtaaaattttgatCTTGATTCCCTTGTTTCTAATTCGGACTTTGGTCTTCCTAGTTtgcaaaattcataattttgatttaattgttaattaagaTGTATTGACGGTTAAAGTGTGTTATTTGATCATTTATTAGataatatgataatttgaaagaatgattaaattttaattaattgatattatatgtttaatttatcgataattaagaaaaaataaagaagaagaaaataaatttatgatcaAACCCTAGCCCATTTTTGTCCACCTTGTGTTCCCTTCTTCCCTCACTATTAAAATGTCAAACGGTAACTCATTTCTGTCCATGTCTAACCCTAATTCATttgatcaaaaagaaaaaaaataagaaaaaagggagagatgaataaaaaaaattaaaaaagtattaataaaTCTCATCTTATTTCCACTCTTTTTCTATACTACCAAATAATCAACATTGTTTTTATAACTCCTATTTTTAAGTGCAGATTCTCTATCGTCTCTGTATAGTTGAAATCTCTTACAAGGAGAAATTTTGTTTCCTTCCAATCAAACATAACCATATAGAAGTTTGTAccctaataaaaatgaaaaaattaaatgccCGCAGAACGCGGATTTAGTCATGTATACTTCGCTTAATTTGGTTGAGTACTAATTTATTCTACCAAAATATGAAAAGTCAGATAATTCTAAATTAATCAAgggaataataataatgaataaatattttccaaCCTGAGAGACAACATCGGACACCCCCACTTTTGCGCTATATGTGTCTCCCTCTCATACGCTTTCAACCTTTATAGACTTCCGCAACATGTTTCACTTTTCTCCATTCCCCTCTCATCACCATAATCAACGGCTATCATTGCTTCTCAGCTTTTCCCTGGCCCCACCACTCTTTTTCTCTCCTATTTAATTCTTGTTTAGTTAGTTCAGGTAACAGTAGCACCAATGTCTATGTCACACCCAATCTCTATACACCACTTACTAGATTTTTTCAATTGGAAACTTAATAGATTTTTTCAATTGGAACTATAGAATCTAGACTTCTAGACTCTAGTAGGATTGCTGgagaaataagaaattaatatgcTTCCTACTGCAGTGGGTTTCTTcccaaatttctttatatagtctatttttttttataaaataaacgagtaaataaaagaaagagttatagtaatttttcaagaatttattttggtattaatttttataattttttcttaattttatttatctatcatcattaatttcaaTTGTAGCTTTTATTGCccattaataatagaaaaaaccaATTGTCACTCCACTAATTCATTTTCAACTAAATTAATCTTTTTCTAGAAATTATGTaaactatctttttttttaattatcataattagGACATGGATCTCCTCTAAATGATCtcaaattattttcacaaaCTTTAATCTTATAGATCggttatgaaattaatttttaattagaaactTAGTATTCACacaaacaatattttataacaatattttaaaaaatattattagagatttaaataagaataattataacattatattaaaaaactaaaatgatatttaagtgagattaattttatttaatatgacaCTTATTATGGAACATGAAAAttaattgatgattttttttacataagtgTTTAGATTGACGATATAATATGACAaaagagagactaaaaaatgaaaaatattaattaggtgtttagattatttaagtattcacaaattaacatttttttattaaaaatatctagcTTAGTTATTAGGCAATGTACTTGAGTTATAAACTCTCTTATGTTTgagttcaatttttataaataaaaaatattttttatgaggttataactatttttttatcttaaatttgaatcagataatactattttaaataataattttttaaagaatatttaatatatatatatatatatatatatatatatatatatattatgactcTAACTTATATTAGTTAAATTGAAACAATATATAttaccatatattttttttttgaaaatgatacTTAGTCAAAGAAacaattaaagaattaataaatagaaagtgattattattagaaatgcattgaaaatcaaataaagacTCTCTACTTGCATTTTCTATTAACAAGTGATCTTATAACAAACATTTGTTggtattttcctttttcaatttctaagtttaataaaaatctAGTATGATGTGAAAATTGATAGAGACACGATGTTATCACGTATTaatatcatctttttttttttttttctttctctcgcAAGCTATCCCATAGCTCACGaatgtgtatatatttattctttctCTAATATATGCCTCCTCATCATCAGCTTTTCGCGCTCaccttttcttctctctcttctttctctcctcTGCTGCTTTCTCTTGGAACTAGTGTTCTGGTGGGTCTCCAACGAGGTAAACAGCCTTGTCTCTCTTCTGGGTCAAAACTTCCTTGTTTTTCTGCCTTTTGTTGCTGCTCATTAGCTTCACCATTCTATATggttttcactttcattttaatttttctatttctcaTTTCTGCATCCTCTTGGTTTTGTCTATTTGTGTGGTgactgtttttcattttttgtgattattttttaCCCTTTTGCCTTGTTTGATGGTTTTGGTGAAGTCTATCTATTTATCCCTTCTGTTTTACTTTCCTTGTTCTTTTGTGCATAGACTGACACATTTGAAAGTCAAGACACGTGTTAGGAGGGTTTggttttttgtgttttgatggttttgttttggtttttgaagaaggctttcaagagaaataagaagaagggTTGTTTGTTGAAGTTGTTTTAGGactaaagtttttatttttatgcaaaGATTGATGATAATGGATCCTCGTCTTCTTGGGTTTAGTGGTTCCCCTAATGAAATCCAGTTGGGAAATCAGAGATTTGAAAATGGTTTCTTTGATCAAAGTAGGGAATTTGGTTACCTTCAGTCCAATCTACTACCAATTGACACACCTTCTTCATCCTCGGTTTGGACTCATGAGGAACCTTCTCCGGAGGATTGTGAATTTTCTGATGGAATTTTGAGTTACATCAGTCAGATCCTTATGGAAGAAGACATGGAAGATAAGACATGCATGTTACAAGATTCATTGGATCTTCAAATTGCTGAGAGATCATTCTATGAGGTAATTGGTGAAAAGTACCCTTCTTCGCCTTTAGGGCATCCAAGTTCTGTTGATCCAGATGATGGGGGTGGGGTGGATAATTTCTCTGAAAATTATGGTACTTGTTCTTACAATGATGGTGACCTCAGTAGCATTTTTACTAACAATTCTTTGCGCCGAAATTTGGGGGAACTTCCTAACCAGAATTTTCGAGGCAATAGCATTTCCCGGTCATCTTATAGCTCTCCAAATAGTGTCATAAGTAGTGTGGAAGGGCCTGTAGACTCTCCAAGCAGTATTCTCCAGGTTCCTGATCTGAACAGTGAGACTCAATCCATTTTGCAATTTCAGAAGGGTGTTGAGGAGGCTAGCAAGTTTCTTCCAAGTGGAAATGGACTCTTTGCTAATTTGGGTGTGGCTAATTTTTCAAAACTAGAGCCTAGAGTGGGGAGTGATGAATTGCCTGTTAAGGTGGAGAAGGACGAGGGTGAGTCTTTTCCTGCTGGATCCAAAATAAGGAAGCATCATCACAGGGAAGAGGGGGGTGTTGAAGAAAATAGAAGCAGCAAGCAAGCCGCAATTTTCTCTGAACCTACATTGCGATCATCCATGATTGATATAATCCTGCTTCATAGTTTAGGGGATGGCAAGAAGCATTTTATGGCCCGCCGTGAGGCCTTGCAAACCAAGAATGAGAAGATAGTGGTGTCAAATGGTAAATCAAAGGCTTCCAATGGTGGCAAGGGGcgtagtaagaaacaaaatgggAAAAAGGAGGTGGTAGATTTGAGAACACTTTTGGTTCTTTGTGCTCAGGCTGTTGCTGCAGATGACTATAAAGGTGCAAACGAGTTGCTAAAGCAGATCAGGCAGCACTCAAACCCTTTTGGGGATGGGAATCAGAGGTTGGCTCATATCTTTGCTGATGGCCTTGAAGCGCGCTTGTCTGGTACTGGTAGCCAAATTTATAAAGGACTTGTTAGCAAAAGAACATCAGCTGCTGATTTTCTGAAGGCCTATCATCTATATCTTGCTGCTTGCCCTTTTAGGAAGATGACTGCTTTTATCTCTAATGTTACAATAAGGAAATCTTCAGCAAATTCACCAAGACTCCATATTATAGATTTTGGTATCCTTTATGGTTTCCAGTGGCCTACTTTAATTCAGAGACTTTCATTAGCAGGAGGAGCACCTAAACTCCGGATTACTGGAATAGACTCCCCACAACCTGGTTTCAGGCCTGCTGAGAGAATTGTAGAAACTGGACGCCGCTTGGCGGCATATGCTGAATCATTTAAGGTGGAATTTGAGTACAATGCTATAGCTAAAAAATGGGAAACAATTCAACTTGAGGAACTCAAGATTGATAGGGACGAGTACCTCGTTGTTACCTGTTTTTATCGTGGTAAAAATGTGCTGGATGAATCTGTGGTTGTGGACAGTCCAAGGAATAAATTCCTCAGTTTGATAAGGAAGATCAACCCGAATATATTCATTCATGGCATTACTAACGGGGCCTTCAATGCGCCTTTTTTTGTTACTCGATTCAGGGAGGCACTGTTTCACTACTCTTCACTCTTTGACATGCTTGAAGCCATTGTTTCTCGCGAGGAATGGGAGAGGATGCTCATTGAGAAAGAAATATTTGGTAGGGAAGCATTGAATGTCATAGCATGTGAAGGCTGTGAGAGAGTAGAGAGGCCAGAGACATATAGGCAGTGGCAAGCCCGAATTCTAAGGGCTGGATTTTTGCAACAACCTTTTGAGCGTGAGATAGTAAAGAGGGCAATAGAGAAAGTAACAACTAGCTACCACAAGGATTTTGTAATTGATGAAGATAGCCAATGGTTGTTGCAAGGTTGGAAGGGGCGAATCATTTATGCCCTTTCTTGTTGGAAACCTGCATGACTAACCAAGATGGTACAAGTGCATCTCACTCGGGCTTTGTGAATTAGTTTGACTTCTGAGGAGCTCAGGTACTTCAATTACTCACTTTCTTATTCTGTTCAACAATGCTGGTATATTTGTCATCGTGGTTTGACTCATGTGGAACAAACTACAATCTGATAATTGATCAGGGTGTGCTCTATATGTAGGGTTCGAGATCAAAAATAAGGATTCAAGCTGTGAGTTCAGTTGAGGAAAACATGGCTACTTAATAGCCTGGTATGAAAGTAGATAATCTATGTTATTATCCTATAGATCATTTATAAAGTCTGTTGTGTGATAGCTAACTTGAGGGCTGTCAAATGAACATGATCCAATCTAATGTTGCAGATGAATTTAGCATGTAATAAGATCAAACCTTTATTGCTGTTACTCATTTTGAGCTTTCAACTTCAATGCTTCTGATAGTTTACTTAACTGAAGGTAATAGCTTGTGTATTTCATCTTTTTTGTATTTCATCCTAACAATTAATGGAAGATTTACTTTGGAGAAATACTTGTTGCACAGCAGATGGCATGTTACTATTCTAGCTGTACCAAAAGCAAAAAGTTTGACTAGGTCCACGTAGCTTAGATGCTGCAATTGGTTCAAGTGTGGAAGTGATGTACAAACAGCAGATCTCTTCACATTTGCTTTTGAAGACTTGTTTTCAACATTTGACCCATAATGGGTGGTGGGGGCCTCTTGTTGATACAGATTTTCCTTGTTGAATAATGTATGATTGTAATCTGACTTGCCATATGGTGTGCATTTACTACATATTTGGACCTATAACCAAATCTATAGTTGGTCACACCATTCATCATTTGACTTTCCCTTTGGTGGACAGCTGATGAAAGTTGTTCTTTGGAACAGTGGTGGCACGATGACTTGAACATGCCCCTAGGAAGCTATTGGAAATCTTCACCACTAGCTCATTGCTTGTAACTTGTAGCTATTGAAAGTGGATCAAAagtaaattctattttatacattttgttCTCACAATTTGTTGGATTCATAGTCCATGTATAACTGCCTACACTATAGTCCAACCTTATGTTGTCGTGCCATTGAAAGTGTTTGAATGCTTTAAACATAATGTAAAAcgttttctttaaataattattaattatagtgGACTAAAAGTAAGTCGATTGTTAATGCATGTATATCCTAAATGGTATAGAACATTAAATAGTGGTGGACCTCGTGGTGGGGGAATGCGGCTTTTAAAGATTCACACGAGGAATTgaacttttctcttttttgtctttggaaaggTTCATATAGGTTTTACAAAGAATGAGTGGAATGTATTGAAAGAATCAACACCGTATTCATAAGAAAAATTTTATATGTTCATTCCATTTGTGGTGGAAGAAGAGAgataggaagaaagaaaaaaggatagAAAGAGAAAGTGATAGATATAACAAGtgatgtaaagaaaaataaaaataaaaagaaataaatgagctGAAAGTGAGATGAAAGAGTGtaaactattaatatattttaaatacacATTTTGGTTCAAGTGTGAAACATCGATAAATTAAATGgattttgaaagataaaaaatataaatttagtctttgaaaataagtt
This window harbors:
- the LOC100801824 gene encoding scarecrow-like protein 9, which encodes MQRLMIMDPRLLGFSGSPNEIQLGNQRFENGFFDQSREFGYLQSNLLPIDTPSSSSVWTHEEPSPEDCEFSDGILSYISQILMEEDMEDKTCMLQDSLDLQIAERSFYEVIGEKYPSSPLGHPSSVDPDDGGGVDNFSENYGTCSYNDGDLSSIFTNNSLRRNLGELPNQNFRGNSISRSSYSSPNSVISSVEGPVDSPSSILQVPDLNSETQSILQFQKGVEEASKFLPSGNGLFANLGVANFSKLEPRVGSDELPVKVEKDEGESFPAGSKIRKHHHREEGGVEENRSSKQAAIFSEPTLRSSMIDIILLHSLGDGKKHFMARREALQTKNEKIVVSNGKSKASNGGKGRSKKQNGKKEVVDLRTLLVLCAQAVAADDYKGANELLKQIRQHSNPFGDGNQRLAHIFADGLEARLSGTGSQIYKGLVSKRTSAADFLKAYHLYLAACPFRKMTAFISNVTIRKSSANSPRLHIIDFGILYGFQWPTLIQRLSLAGGAPKLRITGIDSPQPGFRPAERIVETGRRLAAYAESFKVEFEYNAIAKKWETIQLEELKIDRDEYLVVTCFYRGKNVLDESVVVDSPRNKFLSLIRKINPNIFIHGITNGAFNAPFFVTRFREALFHYSSLFDMLEAIVSREEWERMLIEKEIFGREALNVIACEGCERVERPETYRQWQARILRAGFLQQPFEREIVKRAIEKVTTSYHKDFVIDEDSQWLLQGWKGRIIYALSCWKPA